Proteins encoded in a region of the Massilia sp. UMI-21 genome:
- a CDS encoding tetratricopeptide repeat protein, which translates to MSLINKMLQDLDARGGQPGPAAVSPEIKPVPPPERAFPWLRAGLLGALAVMLGGAGYLAWKMERGPAPAPAAPAEVPVSIAGGGLAGAPQTLETPAAAQAPVLAPAPAPALSEEAATQPDAAQTPSAPPPAPQLAAESEPLAEPLTAPLTAPITAPLTARTAAAEPARRPARAPAPRVQPQVQPKVQPKVQPKVQPKVAATPAAGKPAKGRSVTDVQRADNAYRRALASLDDGRVSEAIAGLEQALRANPRHESARQTLVSLLIEAKRPDEAIRQLGAALALDPAQPAMAMLLARLQLERGSPGLDTLLRSLPYASGNADYRGFLAGALQREERHGEAVEQYLAALRLAPRNGVWWMGLGISLQAEKRSQEAAAAYQRALDSGSLSADLQGFVERKLKQLAR; encoded by the coding sequence ATGAGCCTCATCAACAAGATGCTGCAGGACCTCGACGCGCGCGGCGGCCAGCCCGGTCCGGCCGCGGTGTCGCCCGAAATCAAACCGGTGCCGCCGCCGGAGCGCGCCTTCCCGTGGCTGCGCGCTGGCCTGCTCGGCGCGCTGGCCGTGATGCTGGGTGGGGCCGGCTACCTGGCGTGGAAGATGGAGCGGGGTCCGGCCCCGGCCCCGGCTGCGCCAGCCGAAGTACCGGTGAGCATTGCCGGCGGAGGACTGGCGGGCGCGCCGCAAACGCTTGAGACGCCCGCGGCCGCGCAGGCGCCCGTGCTTGCGCCAGCGCCGGCGCCAGCCCTTTCCGAGGAAGCGGCCACGCAGCCGGACGCGGCGCAGACACCGTCCGCGCCGCCGCCCGCGCCGCAGCTTGCGGCCGAGTCCGAGCCGCTGGCAGAGCCGCTCACTGCGCCGCTCACCGCACCGATCACTGCGCCGCTCACCGCGCGCACCGCAGCGGCCGAACCGGCGCGCCGGCCCGCCCGCGCGCCTGCGCCCAGGGTCCAGCCCCAGGTCCAGCCCAAGGTCCAGCCCAAGGTCCAGCCCAAGGTCCAGCCCAAGGTCGCCGCAACGCCGGCGGCCGGCAAGCCGGCGAAGGGACGCAGCGTGACCGATGTGCAGCGTGCCGACAACGCCTACCGGCGCGCGCTCGCCAGCCTCGACGACGGCCGGGTGAGCGAGGCGATCGCCGGCCTGGAGCAGGCCCTGCGCGCCAACCCGCGTCACGAAAGCGCGCGCCAGACCCTGGTCAGCCTGTTGATCGAAGCGAAGCGTCCGGATGAGGCAATCCGGCAACTGGGCGCCGCGCTCGCGCTGGATCCGGCCCAACCTGCGATGGCCATGCTGTTGGCCCGCCTGCAGCTCGAGCGTGGCAGTCCGGGCCTGGACACCCTGCTGCGCAGCTTGCCGTATGCGTCGGGCAATGCCGACTACCGCGGTTTCCTGGCCGGCGCGCTGCAGCGCGAGGAGCGTCACGGCGAAGCGGTCGAGCAGTACCTGGCGGCGCTGCGGCTCGCGCCCCGGAACGGGGTGTGGTGGATGGGCCTGGGCATTTCCCTGCAAGCCGAGAAGCGTTCGCAGGAAGCGGCCGCGGCCTACCAGCGGGCGCTCGACAGCGGCAGCCTGTCCGCGGACTTGCAGGGCTTCGTCGAGCGCAAGCTCAAGCAGCTGGCGCGATGA
- a CDS encoding methionine aminotransferase has product MSTPALRTRLPAVGTTIFTRMSQLALEHGAVNLGQGFPDFGCDPRLVELVDEAMRAGHNQYPPMSGVPALRAAIAAKIAALYGRSYDDATEITVTSGASQAIQSAILCSVHPGDEVIVIEPAYDCYLPAIALAGGVPVPVPMRVDEHGYSVPWERVAAAVTPRTRMIVVNSPHNPTGSILRAADLDALAAIVDGSEILILSDEVYEHMVFDGEAHASVAREPRLAERAFLISSFGKTYHVTGWKVGYVAAPAPLMAEFRKVHQYNVFTVNTPMQHAIAAYMADPRPCLELPAFYQKKRDLFRDGLAGSRFTLLPADGTYFQCVRYGAISALPEAEFAEWLTVEAKVAAIPVSAFYSRPTESGVVRFCFAKRDETLEQALETLRRL; this is encoded by the coding sequence ATGAGCACTCCCGCATTGCGCACCCGCCTGCCCGCCGTGGGCACCACCATCTTCACCCGGATGTCGCAACTCGCCCTCGAGCACGGCGCCGTCAACCTGGGCCAGGGCTTTCCCGATTTCGGCTGCGATCCCCGACTGGTCGAACTGGTCGACGAGGCCATGCGCGCCGGCCACAACCAGTATCCCCCCATGAGCGGCGTGCCGGCCCTGCGCGCGGCGATCGCCGCCAAGATCGCCGCGCTCTACGGCCGCAGCTACGACGACGCCACCGAGATCACGGTCACCAGCGGCGCCTCGCAGGCGATCCAGTCGGCCATCCTGTGCAGCGTGCACCCGGGCGACGAGGTAATCGTGATCGAGCCGGCCTACGACTGCTACCTGCCCGCGATCGCGCTGGCGGGCGGGGTGCCGGTGCCGGTGCCGATGCGGGTCGACGAGCACGGCTACAGCGTGCCCTGGGAACGGGTGGCGGCCGCCGTCACGCCGCGCACCCGCATGATCGTGGTGAACTCGCCGCACAACCCGACCGGCTCGATCCTGCGCGCCGCCGACCTGGACGCGCTGGCCGCGATCGTCGACGGCAGCGAGATCCTGATCCTGTCGGACGAGGTGTACGAGCACATGGTCTTCGACGGCGAAGCGCACGCCTCGGTGGCGCGCGAGCCGCGGCTGGCCGAGCGCGCCTTCCTGATCTCGAGCTTCGGCAAGACCTACCACGTGACCGGCTGGAAGGTGGGCTATGTCGCCGCCCCGGCGCCGCTCATGGCGGAGTTCCGCAAGGTCCACCAGTACAATGTGTTCACGGTGAACACGCCGATGCAGCACGCGATCGCCGCCTACATGGCCGACCCGCGGCCCTGTCTCGAACTGCCGGCCTTCTACCAGAAAAAGCGCGACCTGTTCCGCGACGGCCTGGCCGGCTCGCGTTTCACGCTGCTGCCGGCGGACGGCACCTACTTCCAGTGCGTGCGCTATGGCGCGATCTCGGCGCTGCCGGAGGCGGAATTCGCCGAGTGGCTGACGGTGGAGGCGAAGGTGGCGGCGATTCCGGTGTCGGCCTTCTACAGCCGGCCGACCGAGTCGGGCGTGGTGCGTTTCTGCTTCGCGAAGCGGGACGAGACGCTGGAACAGGCGCTGGAGACCCTGCGCCGGCTGTGA
- a CDS encoding putative toxin-antitoxin system toxin component, PIN family — protein MIPAFTPDPGKPVVIDTNVCLDLFVFRDPRWAPLLAALESGELAAVTRADCRDEYRVVLHYPHLPLDEATRAEAAARFDALLTVVAPDPKQVRLPVCTDRDDQKFLEIARDAGADVLITKDKALLKLGRRTAREGLFRIMVPEAWLKAMQAPR, from the coding sequence ATGATACCCGCTTTTACCCCGGACCCCGGCAAACCCGTCGTCATCGACACCAATGTCTGCCTCGACCTGTTCGTGTTCCGCGACCCGCGCTGGGCGCCGCTGCTGGCGGCGCTGGAATCGGGCGAGCTTGCCGCCGTGACGCGCGCCGATTGCCGCGACGAATACCGCGTGGTCCTGCACTACCCGCATCTGCCGCTCGACGAGGCCACCCGCGCCGAGGCCGCGGCGCGTTTCGACGCCCTGCTGACGGTAGTCGCCCCGGATCCGAAGCAGGTCCGCCTGCCGGTCTGCACCGACCGCGACGACCAGAAGTTCCTGGAGATCGCGCGCGACGCCGGCGCCGATGTCCTGATCACCAAGGACAAGGCCCTGCTCAAGCTGGGCCGGCGCACCGCGCGAGAAGGGCTGTTCAGGATCATGGTTCCCGAAGCCTGGCTCAAGGCCATGCAAGCGCCGCGCTAG
- the yaaA gene encoding peroxide stress protein YaaA, giving the protein MLIVLSPAKSLDLESPSTTTTHTTPDFIPRAAELIAVLRTYSPGQVAELMDLSDSLAMLNVSRYAHWSEDHAEARQAIMSFNGDVYAGLDARTLAPEALAYAQRHLRILSGLYGLLRPLDRMHPYRLEMGTRLKNGRGNNLYAFWGERVTDALNAQLLELKAPALVNLASEEYFKSVKPTLLAAPVITPQFEDWKNGKYKIISFFAKRARGMMARYAAQHAIRDPERLKDFDVDGYAYDAAASSQHNWVFRRKLAA; this is encoded by the coding sequence ATGCTGATTGTCCTGTCGCCCGCCAAATCCCTCGACCTCGAATCCCCCAGCACCACCACCACGCACACCACCCCGGACTTCATCCCGCGCGCCGCCGAACTGATCGCGGTGCTGCGGACCTATTCGCCAGGCCAGGTCGCCGAGCTGATGGACCTGTCGGACAGCCTGGCCATGCTCAACGTGTCGCGTTATGCGCACTGGAGCGAAGACCACGCCGAGGCGCGCCAGGCGATCATGTCGTTCAACGGCGACGTGTATGCCGGCCTGGATGCGCGCACGCTGGCGCCGGAGGCCCTTGCCTATGCCCAGCGCCACCTGCGCATCCTGTCGGGCCTGTACGGTCTGCTGCGGCCGCTGGACCGCATGCACCCGTACCGCCTGGAAATGGGCACGCGCCTGAAGAACGGCCGCGGCAACAACCTGTATGCCTTCTGGGGCGAGCGCGTGACCGACGCGCTCAATGCCCAGCTCCTGGAGCTGAAAGCGCCGGCCCTGGTCAACCTGGCGTCGGAGGAATACTTCAAGTCGGTGAAGCCGACACTGCTGGCCGCGCCGGTGATCACGCCGCAGTTCGAAGACTGGAAAAACGGCAAGTACAAGATCATCTCGTTCTTTGCCAAGCGCGCCCGCGGCATGATGGCGCGCTACGCGGCGCAGCACGCGATCCGCGATCCGGAGCGGCTCAAGGACTTCGACGTCGACGGCTACGCCTACGATGCGGCGGCATCAAGCCAGCACAACTGGGTGTTCCGCCGCAAACTGGCCGCCTGA
- a CDS encoding outer membrane protein assembly factor BamD translates to MQKKLSVLVAACAFVGLSACSILPKAGDDTKNWSAEKLYAEARDEMNGGHYEAAIKLFERLESNYPFGTYAAQAQMEIAYAHYKAQDQAEALAAVERFIKLHPNHPQVDYMYYLRGLINFNDQLGFLSFIYSQDPTERDPRATREAFAAFKVLVDKFPNSKYRDDAVARMNYLVNAMAQYEVHVANYYYRRGAYLAALNRAQLAVQDYTDAPAREEALYLMMRSYDKLGMPVLRDDTQRVLVLNYPNSRFLNPDAQGDAPWWRFWSKSGPKAAPKDAL, encoded by the coding sequence ATGCAAAAAAAATTGTCTGTGTTGGTCGCCGCTTGCGCGTTCGTCGGTCTGTCCGCTTGCAGCATCTTGCCGAAAGCCGGCGACGACACCAAAAATTGGTCAGCGGAGAAATTATACGCTGAGGCACGCGATGAGATGAACGGCGGCCACTATGAAGCGGCGATCAAGCTGTTCGAACGGCTCGAATCGAACTATCCGTTCGGCACCTATGCCGCGCAAGCGCAGATGGAAATTGCGTACGCCCATTACAAGGCCCAGGACCAGGCCGAGGCGCTGGCCGCGGTCGAGCGTTTCATCAAGCTGCACCCGAATCATCCGCAGGTCGACTACATGTATTACCTGCGCGGCCTGATCAACTTCAACGACCAACTCGGTTTCCTGAGCTTCATCTATTCGCAGGACCCGACCGAACGCGACCCGCGGGCCACCCGCGAAGCCTTTGCCGCGTTCAAGGTCCTGGTCGACAAGTTCCCGAACAGCAAGTACCGCGACGATGCGGTCGCGCGCATGAACTACCTGGTCAATGCCATGGCCCAGTACGAAGTGCACGTGGCGAATTATTACTACCGCCGCGGCGCCTACCTGGCGGCGCTGAACCGCGCCCAGTTGGCGGTGCAGGACTACACCGACGCCCCGGCGCGCGAAGAAGCGCTGTACCTCATGATGCGCAGCTACGACAAGCTCGGCATGCCGGTGCTGCGCGACGATACCCAGCGCGTGCTGGTGCTGAACTACCCGAACAGCCGCTTCCTGAACCCGGACGCCCAGGGCGACGCCCCATGGTGGCGCTTCTGGTCGAAGTCGGGCCCGAAGGCCGCACCGAAAGACGCGCTGTAA
- a CDS encoding RluA family pseudouridine synthase, with protein MPLDSDLDDDMEAGFELDAKTDLSPITLHLDPEACGQRLDKVIAGLVPQFSRSRLQLWFEGGFVKVDGKPARGKDTAYGDETVLIEPQAAPEDTAFTPEPMALEIVHEDEDILVVNKPAGLVVHPGAGNWSGTLLNGLLHHCPQLVGVPRAGIVHRLDKDTSGLMVVGKTLAAQTDLVRQLQARTVKREYFALVWGTPQARGTIDSPMGRHPKDRVKMAVSSSPFAKPAITHFKRVAVGTLDRRPVSLVRCSLETGRTHQIRVHMQHLGFALVGDSVYGKQHLVPVFHRQALQARRLGLVHPGTGEPCEWTVPLAADFAELIARAGIAEPGDDDDGDGSAA; from the coding sequence ATGCCTCTCGACTCCGATTTAGATGACGATATGGAGGCCGGGTTCGAGCTCGACGCCAAGACCGACCTGTCGCCGATCACCCTGCACCTGGACCCCGAGGCCTGCGGCCAGCGCCTCGACAAGGTGATCGCCGGCCTGGTGCCGCAGTTCTCGCGCAGCCGCCTGCAGCTCTGGTTCGAAGGCGGCTTCGTCAAGGTCGACGGCAAGCCGGCGCGCGGCAAGGACACCGCCTACGGCGACGAGACCGTGCTCATCGAACCCCAGGCCGCGCCGGAAGACACCGCCTTCACGCCCGAGCCCATGGCGCTGGAAATCGTCCACGAAGACGAGGACATCCTGGTCGTCAACAAGCCGGCCGGGCTGGTGGTCCACCCGGGCGCCGGCAACTGGTCGGGCACCTTGCTCAACGGCTTGCTGCACCATTGCCCGCAACTGGTGGGCGTGCCGCGCGCCGGCATCGTGCACCGTCTCGACAAGGACACCAGCGGCCTGATGGTGGTCGGCAAGACCCTGGCCGCCCAGACCGACCTGGTGCGCCAACTGCAGGCGCGCACCGTCAAGCGCGAATACTTCGCGCTGGTGTGGGGCACGCCGCAAGCGCGCGGCACCATCGATTCGCCGATGGGACGCCATCCGAAGGACCGGGTCAAGATGGCGGTCTCGTCGAGCCCCTTCGCCAAGCCGGCCATCACCCACTTCAAGCGCGTCGCCGTCGGTACCCTGGACCGCCGCCCGGTGTCGCTGGTGCGCTGCAGCCTGGAGACCGGCCGCACCCACCAGATTCGTGTGCACATGCAGCACCTGGGCTTTGCGCTGGTGGGCGATTCGGTCTATGGCAAGCAGCACCTGGTGCCGGTGTTCCACCGCCAGGCCCTGCAGGCCCGCCGTCTCGGCCTGGTGCACCCGGGCACGGGCGAGCCCTGCGAATGGACGGTGCCGCTGGCCGCCGACTTCGCCGAGCTGATCGCCAGGGCCGGCATCGCCGAGCCCGGCGATGACGACGACGGCGACGGCAGCGCGGCATGA
- the pgeF gene encoding peptidoglycan editing factor PgeF gives MDAAALVWPDWPDLPAQVGALATGRDGGCSQGAYDDGKGGGGLNLGMHCGDDPEAVRRNRARLQAYLPGRPAWIAQVHGADVVDAGSVGPDQPVRTGDASIATRAGPVCAILTADCLPVLFADLDGKVVGAAHAGWRGLAGGVLGQTVRAMRAAGAGEITAWMGPAIGPDAFEVGEDVRAAFMAALPGAATLAAFRPKFDQPVKFWADIFALARLMLAREGITRVHGGGMCTFSAPQRFYSYRRDRVTGRQASLIWIK, from the coding sequence ATGGACGCCGCCGCCCTGGTATGGCCGGACTGGCCGGACCTGCCCGCGCAAGTCGGCGCGCTGGCGACCGGCCGCGATGGCGGCTGTAGTCAGGGGGCCTACGACGACGGCAAGGGTGGTGGCGGCCTGAACCTGGGCATGCATTGCGGCGACGATCCCGAGGCCGTGCGGCGCAACCGCGCGCGCCTGCAGGCGTATTTGCCGGGCCGTCCGGCCTGGATCGCCCAGGTGCATGGCGCCGATGTGGTCGATGCCGGCAGCGTCGGCCCCGACCAGCCGGTGCGTACCGGCGACGCCAGCATCGCCACGCGGGCCGGCCCCGTGTGCGCGATCCTGACGGCCGACTGCCTGCCGGTGCTGTTTGCCGATCTCGACGGCAAGGTGGTGGGCGCGGCCCACGCCGGCTGGCGCGGACTGGCCGGCGGCGTGCTGGGCCAGACCGTGCGCGCCATGCGCGCCGCCGGCGCGGGCGAGATCACGGCCTGGATGGGGCCGGCAATCGGGCCGGACGCCTTCGAAGTGGGCGAGGATGTGCGCGCGGCCTTCATGGCCGCGTTGCCGGGCGCGGCGACCCTGGCCGCGTTCAGACCGAAATTTGACCAACCGGTAAAATTTTGGGCCGATATCTTCGCGCTGGCGCGGTTGATGCTGGCACGCGAGGGGATCACCCGCGTGCATGGCGGCGGCATGTGCACCTTCTCGGCGCCCCAGCGCTTCTATTCGTACCGGCGCGACCGGGTCACCGGCCGCCAGGCGAGTCTGATCTGGATCAAATAA
- the phaC gene encoding class I poly(R)-hydroxyalkanoic acid synthase, with protein MNMPDPQAFAASWMTQFTDPSIWQGWMTMPAMMPQAGANPLAGILKDVGAGIAPARLESLRGDYLRKAGQLWQDFVSGKSPELHDRRFSSTEWRENPMSAFSAASYLLNAEFLLALADAVEAAPRERQKIRFAVQQMVDAMSPANFFATNPEAQKKLIETKGESLAKGLANMLADLQKGRISQSDESAFEVGRNVGGTPGQVVFENELFQLIQYTPATPSVKAVPLLMIPPCINKFYILDLQPENSLVRYVVEQGNTVFMVSWRNPDRAMGNVRWDDYVELGAIKAIEVVREISGQDKSHVFGFCVGGTIAATALAVLAARGQQPAASLSLLTTLLDFQDTGVLEVFVDETQVALREQSLGGGGLMPGRDLATTFSALRPNDLVWNYVQQNYLKGKEPPAFDLLYWNADSTNLPGPMFCWYLRNTYLENKLKVPGALSVCGVPVDLGKIDCPVFLYGSKEDHIVPWEAAFASMNLLNPGNPKANRYVLGASGHIAGVINPTSKNKRSYWTNDKGGKSRPKTAEAWFAGALEQKGSWWPEWASFLAENGGADQPAPTAFGNGKYRAIEPAPGRYVKARAE; from the coding sequence ATGAACATGCCTGACCCCCAAGCTTTTGCCGCCTCCTGGATGACCCAGTTCACCGACCCGAGCATCTGGCAGGGCTGGATGACGATGCCGGCCATGATGCCGCAAGCCGGCGCCAACCCCCTGGCCGGCATCCTCAAGGACGTCGGCGCCGGCATTGCCCCGGCCAGGCTGGAAAGCCTGCGCGGCGATTACCTCAGGAAGGCCGGCCAGCTGTGGCAGGACTTCGTCAGCGGCAAGTCGCCGGAACTCCACGACCGGCGCTTTTCCAGCACCGAGTGGCGCGAGAACCCGATGTCCGCCTTCTCGGCCGCGTCCTACCTGCTCAATGCCGAATTTCTGCTGGCCCTGGCCGACGCCGTCGAGGCGGCGCCGCGCGAGCGCCAGAAGATCCGCTTCGCGGTCCAGCAGATGGTCGATGCCATGTCGCCGGCCAATTTCTTCGCCACCAACCCGGAAGCGCAGAAGAAGCTGATCGAGACCAAGGGCGAAAGCCTGGCCAAGGGCCTGGCCAACATGCTGGCCGATCTGCAGAAGGGCCGCATCTCGCAGTCCGACGAGTCGGCCTTCGAAGTCGGCCGCAACGTGGGCGGCACGCCGGGCCAGGTGGTGTTCGAGAACGAGCTGTTCCAGCTGATCCAGTACACCCCGGCGACCCCGAGCGTGAAGGCGGTGCCGCTCCTGATGATTCCGCCCTGCATCAACAAGTTCTACATCCTCGACCTGCAGCCGGAGAACTCGCTGGTGCGCTACGTGGTGGAGCAGGGCAATACCGTGTTCATGGTTTCCTGGCGCAATCCCGACCGCGCAATGGGCAATGTGCGCTGGGACGATTACGTCGAACTCGGGGCGATCAAGGCGATCGAGGTGGTGCGCGAGATCAGCGGGCAGGACAAGAGCCATGTGTTCGGTTTCTGCGTGGGCGGCACCATCGCCGCCACCGCGCTCGCGGTGCTGGCGGCGCGCGGCCAGCAGCCGGCCGCCAGCCTGTCGCTCCTGACCACGCTGCTCGACTTCCAGGACACCGGCGTGCTCGAGGTCTTCGTCGACGAAACCCAGGTGGCGCTGCGCGAGCAGAGCCTCGGCGGCGGGGGGCTGATGCCGGGCCGCGACCTGGCCACCACCTTCTCGGCCCTGCGCCCGAACGACCTGGTGTGGAACTACGTGCAGCAGAACTACCTCAAGGGCAAGGAGCCGCCGGCCTTCGACCTGCTGTACTGGAACGCCGACAGCACCAACCTGCCGGGCCCGATGTTCTGCTGGTACCTGCGCAATACCTACCTGGAGAACAAGCTGAAAGTGCCGGGCGCGCTCAGCGTGTGCGGGGTGCCGGTGGACCTGGGCAAGATCGACTGCCCGGTCTTCCTGTACGGCTCGAAGGAAGACCACATCGTGCCCTGGGAAGCGGCGTTCGCCTCGATGAACCTGCTCAACCCCGGGAACCCGAAGGCCAACCGCTACGTGCTGGGCGCCTCCGGCCACATCGCGGGCGTGATCAACCCGACCTCGAAGAACAAGCGCAGCTACTGGACCAACGACAAGGGCGGCAAGTCGCGCCCGAAGACGGCCGAGGCCTGGTTCGCCGGCGCGCTGGAACAGAAGGGCAGCTGGTGGCCGGAATGGGCCAGCTTCCTGGCCGAGAACGGCGGGGCGGACCAGCCGGCGCCGACGGCGTTCGGCAACGGGAAGTACCGTGCGATCGAGCCGGCGCCGGGCCGCTACGTCAAGGCGCGCGCGGAATAA
- the phaR gene encoding polyhydroxyalkanoate synthesis repressor PhaR: MSSAKKSAERLIKKYPNRRLYDTQTSSYITLTDVKQLVLDADEFTVVDAKSNEDLTRSILLQIILEEEANGVPMFSSSVLAQIIRYYGHAMQGMMGSYLEKNVQAFTDIQNKFTSNAAGALEGKPFSPEMWTQFMNVQGPMMQGMMNNYIDQSKNLFLQMQEQMQSQSKAMFGAFPFPGMTPPTDKK, translated from the coding sequence ATGAGTAGTGCAAAGAAGAGTGCTGAACGCCTGATCAAGAAATATCCGAACCGCCGTCTGTACGATACCCAGACCAGTTCCTACATCACCCTGACCGACGTGAAGCAGTTGGTGCTCGATGCCGACGAATTTACCGTGGTGGACGCCAAGAGCAACGAAGACCTGACCCGCAGCATTTTGCTCCAGATCATCCTGGAAGAAGAAGCCAACGGCGTTCCCATGTTCTCCAGCTCGGTGCTGGCCCAGATCATCCGTTACTACGGCCATGCGATGCAGGGCATGATGGGCTCCTACCTGGAAAAGAACGTGCAGGCCTTCACCGATATCCAGAACAAGTTCACCAGTAACGCGGCCGGCGCCCTCGAAGGCAAGCCGTTCAGTCCAGAGATGTGGACCCAGTTCATGAACGTCCAGGGCCCGATGATGCAGGGCATGATGAACAACTACATCGACCAGTCGAAGAACCTGTTCCTGCAGATGCAGGAGCAGATGCAGAGCCAGAGCAAGGCGATGTTCGGCGCCTTCCCGTTCCCGGGCATGACCCCGCCGACCGACAAGAAGTAA
- the rimO gene encoding 30S ribosomal protein S12 methylthiotransferase RimO, translated as MVAPKVGFVSLGCPKALVDSEQILTQLRAEGYQTANSYDGADLVIVNTCGFIDAAVQESLDAIGEALAENGKVIVTGCLGAKKDAAGDDIITKVHPKVLAVTGPHAVTEVMESVHLHLPKPHDPFIDLVPDHGVKLTPKHYAYLKISEGCNHRCSFCIIPSMRGDLVSRPIHEVLQEAENLFKAGVKELLVISQDTSAYGVDVKFRLGFWNGRPVRTHMTQLTEELGKMARQYDAWVRMHYVYPYPHVDAVIPLMGDGHVLPYLDIPMQHAHPDVLKRMKRPASGEKNLDRILAWRKMNPDLTIRSTFIAGFPGETEEEFEYLLDFLREAQIDRLGCFAYSPVEGATANALDNPVPESVREERRARVMLLQEEISLKRMQAKVGKTMRVLVDEVGPREAIGRSAADAPEIDGVVHIRRALVPGKAKPAVGQFIDVVITKADAHDLWATVA; from the coding sequence CTGGTCGCGCCGAAAGTCGGCTTCGTGTCGCTCGGCTGTCCGAAGGCGCTGGTCGATTCCGAGCAGATCCTGACCCAGCTGCGCGCCGAGGGCTACCAGACCGCCAATTCCTATGACGGCGCCGATCTCGTGATCGTCAACACCTGCGGCTTCATCGACGCCGCGGTGCAGGAATCGCTCGACGCGATCGGCGAAGCGCTGGCCGAGAACGGCAAGGTCATCGTCACCGGCTGCCTGGGCGCCAAGAAGGATGCCGCGGGCGACGACATCATCACCAAGGTGCACCCGAAGGTGCTGGCCGTGACCGGCCCGCACGCCGTCACCGAGGTGATGGAATCGGTCCACCTGCACCTGCCCAAGCCGCACGATCCCTTCATCGACCTGGTGCCCGACCACGGCGTCAAGCTGACCCCGAAGCACTACGCCTACCTGAAGATCTCGGAAGGCTGCAACCACCGCTGCAGCTTCTGCATCATCCCGTCGATGCGCGGCGACCTGGTATCGCGCCCGATCCACGAGGTGCTGCAGGAAGCCGAGAACCTGTTCAAGGCCGGCGTCAAGGAACTGCTCGTCATTTCGCAGGACACCAGCGCCTACGGCGTCGACGTCAAGTTCCGCCTCGGGTTCTGGAACGGCCGCCCGGTCCGGACCCACATGACCCAGCTGACCGAGGAACTGGGCAAGATGGCGCGCCAGTACGACGCCTGGGTGCGCATGCACTACGTCTACCCGTATCCGCACGTCGACGCGGTGATTCCGCTGATGGGCGACGGCCACGTGCTGCCTTACCTCGACATCCCGATGCAGCACGCGCACCCGGATGTCCTGAAGCGCATGAAGCGCCCGGCCAGCGGCGAGAAGAACCTCGACCGCATCCTGGCATGGCGCAAGATGAATCCGGACCTGACCATCCGCTCGACCTTCATTGCCGGCTTCCCGGGCGAGACCGAAGAAGAATTCGAATACCTGCTGGACTTCCTGCGCGAGGCGCAGATCGACCGCCTGGGCTGCTTCGCCTATTCGCCGGTCGAGGGCGCGACCGCCAACGCGCTGGACAACCCGGTGCCGGAAAGCGTCCGCGAGGAACGCCGCGCGCGCGTCATGCTGCTGCAGGAAGAGATTTCGCTCAAGCGCATGCAGGCCAAGGTCGGCAAGACCATGCGCGTGCTGGTCGACGAGGTCGGCCCGCGCGAGGCGATCGGGCGCAGTGCGGCCGATGCCCCGGAAATCGACGGTGTGGTGCACATCAGGCGCGCCCTGGTGCCGGGCAAGGCCAAGCCGGCCGTGGGCCAGTTCATCGACGTGGTGATCACCAAGGCCGACGCCCACGACCTGTGGGCCACCGTGGCCTGA